From the Entomomonas sp. E2T0 genome, one window contains:
- a CDS encoding UDP-glucose dehydrogenase family protein, with the protein MNITVFGTGYVGLVQGTVLAEIGHDVTCVDVDPTKIENLKKGILPIFEPGLDSLVKTNYQAGRLKFTTDAKEAIINKEIFFIAVGTPPDEDGSADLQYVLAVAKTIATHMTNNSIIINKSTVPVGTADKVSNCITEVLTKTNRTNLQFTVASNPEFLKEGSAVNDCMRPDRIIIGTDNLETEKTLRELYAPFNRNHEKIIVMDIRSAELCKYAANCMLATKISFMNEVANLAEKLGADIEMIRRGIGSDPRIGYHFIYAGAGYGGSCFPKDVKALIRTANEINFDAKLLSAVEERNNIQKHVLFEKIDQHFQHNLKDKTFAIWGLSFKPNTDDMREASSRNLMEALWQAGAKVKAYDPKAMQETYRIYGDRNDLILCQTKEDAIENADALVIVTEWQEFKAPSFVTIRNTLKQAVIFDGRNLYALENMKKLNITYYSIGRPTVNS; encoded by the coding sequence ATGAATATTACAGTCTTTGGTACAGGGTATGTAGGTTTAGTACAAGGAACCGTTTTAGCAGAAATAGGACATGATGTTACTTGTGTAGATGTTGATCCCACTAAAATTGAAAATTTAAAAAAAGGGATTTTACCTATTTTTGAACCTGGCTTAGATAGTTTAGTTAAAACTAATTATCAAGCAGGCCGTTTAAAATTTACCACTGATGCAAAAGAAGCAATAATCAATAAAGAGATATTCTTTATTGCTGTTGGAACCCCTCCAGATGAAGATGGTTCTGCAGACTTACAATATGTATTAGCTGTAGCAAAAACTATTGCTACACATATGACCAATAATAGTATTATTATTAATAAATCTACTGTCCCTGTTGGCACCGCTGATAAAGTGTCAAATTGTATTACAGAGGTTTTAACAAAAACTAATCGAACAAATTTACAATTTACTGTTGCTTCCAATCCCGAATTTCTAAAAGAAGGTTCAGCAGTTAATGATTGCATGAGGCCAGACCGTATTATTATTGGCACGGATAATCTTGAAACTGAAAAAACCTTACGTGAACTTTATGCTCCATTTAACCGTAATCATGAAAAAATTATTGTCATGGATATTCGTAGTGCTGAACTCTGTAAATATGCTGCCAACTGTATGCTTGCTACTAAGATTAGCTTTATGAATGAAGTGGCTAATTTGGCGGAAAAATTAGGCGCTGATATTGAAATGATTCGACGGGGTATTGGTTCAGATCCTCGTATTGGTTATCACTTTATTTATGCTGGTGCAGGTTATGGGGGTTCTTGTTTCCCCAAAGATGTTAAAGCCCTCATTCGTACAGCAAATGAAATAAATTTTGATGCAAAACTATTATCTGCTGTAGAAGAACGTAATAACATACAAAAACATGTTTTATTTGAAAAAATTGATCAACATTTTCAACATAATTTAAAAGATAAAACCTTTGCTATTTGGGGATTAAGCTTTAAACCCAATACTGATGATATGCGAGAGGCATCTAGCCGTAATTTAATGGAAGCTTTATGGCAAGCAGGCGCTAAAGTTAAAGCTTATGACCCTAAAGCAATGCAAGAAACCTATCGTATTTATGGTGACCGTAATGATCTTATACTTTGTCAAACAAAAGAAGATGCCATAGAAAATGCTGATGCTTTAGTTATTGTTACAGAATGGCAAGAATTTAAAGCCCCTAGCTTTGTCACTATCCGTAATACACTAAAACAGGCTGTAATTTT
- a CDS encoding DNA internalization-related competence protein ComEC/Rec2 — protein sequence MRIALITFIIGLLSIRFFPALPSLSACIILACVGLTLLPWRLYPLGMLLIGIAWGCYGASQTINDRLNPALDGKTIWIEGTIAGLPEQAEQVIRFQLKNAKAQDIQLPTNIRLAWYKGEQVATGESWRLQVRLKYPRGTINPYVFDYEAWLTAKHIGATGTVKQAQRLQENTNIINWRYQLRQKMLAQDTANQTAGLIALVLGDGSALSRSQWQVLQETGTVHLMVISGQHITLLAGFLYFFIAGLVRLGWWPKRLPWLPIACGLAMLGALAYGLLAGFEVPVQRACIMLALVLLWRLRFRHLGVATPFLMALAIVLIADPLASLQAGFWLSFSAVAILLLLLSGRLNYNNWWLSAINIQWAITIGLIPVLLVLLLPVSLTSPIANLIAVPIVSFIIVPFALLGTLLIGIPYVGALLLWLAGYTLKLMFIILTFVAEVVPAWVAPMPPWWAFLLAFLGVFLILLPRGALLRVFGIVFCLPLFFVNTVNIKEDQAEVTVFDVGQGLSVLVRTKNHSLLYDTGPSFGDFNLGERIITPSLQRQGVKLLDKIVVSHADTDHAGGLQAITKRVTVQQLISGEPDKLVSELMTHPCQNNSWQWDGVKFSLWQWSAATKGNDASCVLLVEAKGETLLLTGDISSKAEQAWFAENNRQINWLLVPHHGSKNSSSWNFLAATKPQYIIVSRGWLNPFNHPNLATLERYQKVGAKVEDTALAGALQINLGTFQSATRQRDTKYFWRKQ from the coding sequence ATGCGGATAGCGTTAATAACTTTTATCATTGGATTGTTATCTATTCGTTTTTTTCCTGCGTTACCCTCACTTTCAGCTTGTATCATATTGGCTTGTGTGGGGCTAACTTTATTACCTTGGCGACTTTATCCACTAGGCATGCTGTTAATAGGTATTGCATGGGGATGTTATGGGGCAAGTCAAACCATTAATGATCGTTTAAATCCAGCATTAGATGGCAAAACAATATGGATAGAGGGCACTATAGCTGGTTTACCAGAGCAAGCTGAACAGGTTATTCGCTTTCAATTAAAAAATGCCAAAGCACAAGATATTCAGTTACCTACCAATATAAGGCTTGCTTGGTATAAAGGTGAACAAGTAGCTACTGGGGAGTCTTGGCGTCTACAAGTAAGATTAAAATACCCTAGAGGAACAATTAACCCGTATGTTTTCGATTATGAAGCATGGCTAACAGCCAAGCATATTGGTGCAACAGGTACGGTTAAACAAGCACAACGTTTACAAGAAAACACCAATATTATTAACTGGCGTTATCAACTACGTCAAAAAATGTTAGCACAAGATACTGCTAACCAAACAGCAGGATTAATCGCTTTAGTATTAGGTGATGGTTCTGCATTATCTAGAAGTCAATGGCAAGTATTACAAGAAACGGGCACTGTCCATTTAATGGTTATTTCGGGGCAGCATATTACGTTATTAGCAGGATTTCTTTATTTTTTTATAGCAGGCTTAGTGCGTTTAGGGTGGTGGCCTAAAAGACTACCATGGTTACCTATAGCTTGTGGTTTAGCTATGTTAGGTGCTTTAGCTTATGGTTTATTGGCAGGGTTTGAAGTACCTGTACAGCGTGCTTGTATTATGTTGGCACTCGTGTTGTTATGGCGTTTAAGGTTTCGTCATTTAGGGGTAGCCACACCGTTTTTAATGGCTTTAGCTATTGTTCTTATTGCAGACCCTTTAGCCAGTTTACAAGCTGGTTTTTGGCTATCGTTTAGTGCAGTAGCCATCTTATTATTGTTGCTTTCAGGGCGACTGAATTATAACAATTGGTGGTTAAGTGCTATAAACATTCAGTGGGCAATTACCATAGGTTTAATACCTGTACTATTGGTTTTGCTATTGCCTGTTAGTTTAACCAGCCCTATTGCCAATTTAATAGCAGTACCTATTGTTAGTTTTATTATTGTACCTTTTGCATTATTGGGGACTTTACTCATAGGTATTCCCTATGTAGGCGCACTATTGCTTTGGTTGGCGGGTTATACTTTAAAGTTAATGTTTATTATTTTGACTTTTGTTGCTGAAGTAGTACCTGCTTGGGTAGCCCCTATGCCTCCTTGGTGGGCTTTTTTATTAGCTTTTTTAGGCGTATTTTTAATATTGTTACCAAGAGGTGCATTACTTCGAGTATTTGGCATAGTTTTTTGTTTGCCATTATTTTTTGTTAACACAGTAAATATTAAAGAAGATCAAGCAGAAGTAACAGTGTTTGATGTAGGACAAGGGTTGTCCGTATTAGTGAGAACTAAAAATCATAGCTTATTATATGATACAGGTCCCAGTTTTGGTGATTTTAATTTGGGAGAGAGGATTATTACTCCCTCTCTACAGCGACAAGGGGTTAAACTACTCGATAAAATAGTTGTTTCTCATGCAGATACAGATCATGCAGGCGGACTACAAGCAATTACTAAGCGTGTAACCGTGCAACAGTTAATAAGTGGTGAGCCAGATAAATTAGTGAGTGAATTAATGACTCACCCTTGTCAAAATAATAGTTGGCAGTGGGATGGGGTAAAATTCTCATTATGGCAGTGGTCAGCAGCAACAAAGGGTAATGATGCATCTTGCGTATTATTGGTAGAAGCAAAGGGTGAAACGTTATTATTAACAGGTGATATTTCAAGTAAAGCTGAACAAGCTTGGTTTGCAGAAAATAACAGGCAGATTAATTGGCTATTAGTGCCACATCACGGTAGTAAGAATAGTTCATCATGGAACTTTTTAGCGGCTACAAAGCCTCAATATATAATTGTTTCAAGAGGATGGTTAAATCCATTTAATCATCCAAACTTAGCCACTCTGGAGCGTTATCAAAAAGTGGGAGCTAAGGTTGAGGATACAGCATTAGCAGGTGCTTTACAGATTAACTTAGGTACATTTCAATCTGCTACAAGGCAGCGTGATACAAAATATTTTTGGCGAAAACAATGA
- the lpxK gene encoding tetraacyldisaccharide 4'-kinase, translating into MSFSDCLVASWYGQRKPFYWLSPFSKLYAKQVLKRREDYLSGKKEAYRAPVPIIVVGNITVGGTGKTPMILWLIDYCRSKGLTVGVVSRGYGAKPSKFPWRVKENQSASETGDEPLLIVKRTQVPLVIDPNRTNAVKHLLATEKIDIILCDDGLQHYKLARDLELVMIDAARGLGNGYCLPMGPLREPANRLKSVDAIIYNGAEQDTADGYAMHLQPTQLINVLTGEQQSLDYFKAAQSVHAVAGIGNPQRFFKTLQQFDWKVFEHPFNDHAVFDKTTLNFTDQYPVVMTEKDAVKCKDFAQPHWWYLKVTTEPSMAFVKWFDQKITELVG; encoded by the coding sequence ATGTCTTTTAGTGATTGCTTAGTGGCATCATGGTATGGGCAAAGGAAGCCTTTCTATTGGCTTAGCCCCTTTTCGAAATTATATGCTAAGCAGGTCCTAAAACGTCGAGAGGACTATCTTTCAGGTAAAAAAGAAGCTTATCGAGCGCCTGTTCCTATCATTGTAGTAGGTAATATTACAGTGGGGGGAACAGGTAAGACACCGATGATTCTATGGTTAATTGATTACTGTAGAAGTAAAGGATTAACGGTGGGCGTGGTTAGTCGTGGTTATGGTGCAAAGCCCTCTAAATTTCCATGGCGTGTTAAAGAAAACCAATCTGCCAGTGAAACAGGGGATGAGCCTTTATTAATTGTTAAAAGGACTCAAGTTCCCTTAGTGATTGATCCTAATCGAACCAATGCAGTTAAGCATTTACTAGCAACTGAAAAAATAGATATTATTTTATGTGATGATGGTCTACAGCACTATAAGTTAGCCCGTGATTTAGAATTAGTGATGATAGATGCCGCTAGGGGTTTAGGTAATGGTTATTGTTTACCTATGGGGCCACTACGTGAGCCTGCAAATCGTTTAAAGTCTGTGGATGCCATTATTTATAATGGGGCTGAACAAGACACTGCTGATGGTTATGCTATGCATTTACAGCCTACCCAGTTAATTAATGTATTAACAGGTGAGCAACAGTCACTGGATTATTTTAAAGCAGCACAATCAGTTCATGCAGTGGCAGGTATTGGTAACCCTCAGCGATTCTTTAAAACATTACAGCAATTTGATTGGAAGGTATTTGAACATCCTTTTAACGACCACGCTGTTTTCGATAAAACTACTTTAAATTTTACAGATCAATATCCTGTTGTCATGACTGAGAAAGATGCGGTGAAATGTAAAGATTTTGCTCAACCGCATTGGTGGTATTTAAAAGTAACAACAGAGCCCTCTATGGCTTTTGTGAAATGGTTTGATCAAAAAATTACCGAGCTTGTTGGCTAA
- a CDS encoding ExbD/TolR family protein, whose amino-acid sequence MRFKRGRGNGAARDEIFINLASLIDIIFVLLLFFVVTTTFTRENQLTIELPESSIHNPITSANVDRLEVTISNDGKYAVNGRVLLQSTEDALTEAMIAESKGNRDLPVLVTADANAKYQAVITAMSAAGQLGFSKLRLVTVESDQ is encoded by the coding sequence GTGAGATTTAAAAGAGGACGGGGTAATGGAGCTGCCCGTGATGAAATTTTCATCAATTTAGCGTCGTTGATAGATATTATTTTTGTGCTTTTGTTATTTTTTGTAGTAACTACAACATTTACTCGCGAAAACCAATTAACTATCGAGCTTCCAGAATCAAGTATTCATAATCCAATTACCTCTGCTAATGTAGATCGTTTAGAGGTTACCATTAGTAATGACGGCAAATATGCGGTGAATGGTCGTGTATTACTACAGTCAACAGAAGATGCATTAACTGAGGCAATGATAGCTGAGTCTAAAGGTAATAGAGATTTGCCTGTGTTAGTGACGGCGGACGCTAATGCCAAATATCAGGCAGTTATTACAGCAATGTCGGCAGCAGGGCAATTAGGCTTTTCTAAATTACGTTTAGTCACTGTAGAGTCTGATCAGTAA
- the kdsB gene encoding 3-deoxy-manno-octulosonate cytidylyltransferase, whose translation MSTPFIVVIPARYGSTRLPGKPLLAIAGKPMVQHVWERAIESGAKQVYIATDDSRIKEACEAFNAPVLMTRGDHRSGTDRLEEVATMLGLADDDIVVNVQGDEPLIPASIINQVAENLALFNEAAIATLSEPIKELDGLFNPNFVKVVTDCHGYALTFSRAPMPWARDAMLENPELLPDGIPYRRHIGLYAYRAGFLHDYVNWGSCWLERCESLEQLRALWNGVKIHVGDALEVPPAGVDTMDDLERIRQILEQA comes from the coding sequence ATGAGTACACCTTTTATTGTTGTTATCCCTGCACGCTATGGTTCAACACGTTTACCAGGTAAACCATTGTTAGCAATAGCAGGTAAACCAATGGTGCAGCATGTATGGGAACGGGCAATAGAGAGTGGTGCAAAGCAAGTTTATATTGCTACGGATGATTCACGTATTAAAGAGGCTTGTGAGGCTTTTAATGCTCCCGTATTAATGACACGGGGTGATCATCGTTCAGGCACTGATCGTTTAGAAGAAGTAGCCACTATGTTAGGGTTGGCAGATGATGATATTGTAGTTAATGTACAAGGTGATGAACCTTTAATACCTGCAAGTATTATCAATCAAGTGGCTGAAAATCTTGCGTTGTTTAATGAAGCAGCTATTGCTACGTTATCTGAGCCTATTAAAGAATTAGATGGTTTATTTAATCCTAATTTTGTAAAGGTAGTTACTGATTGTCATGGTTATGCATTAACCTTTAGTCGTGCCCCTATGCCGTGGGCTAGAGATGCAATGCTAGAAAATCCAGAATTATTACCTGATGGCATTCCTTACCGTCGTCATATAGGTCTGTATGCTTATCGTGCAGGCTTTTTACATGATTATGTTAATTGGGGCTCTTGTTGGTTGGAGCGCTGTGAGTCATTAGAGCAGTTACGCGCGTTATGGAATGGCGTAAAAATTCATGTGGGTGATGCGCTAGAAGTGCCACCAGCAGGCGTAGATACGATGGATGATTTAGAACGTATTAGACAAATATTGGAACAAGCATAG
- a CDS encoding DUF4124 domain-containing protein has protein sequence MKRIYYYLLFLLCFTITAEASIHYCVDSQGQRIFSDKPCAETMMGEGDVTSYEQGKGSVELQKIPVVVDDTVADKIRYRMSPAQIRKTYCAKYDQVQRNRLVQTKQVVLGMYLADVIKVWGAPIASDGNKVLFQDDNDEMVTISLLEGCVINIRHDYMDSDEEFFYEEQPIEDNIN, from the coding sequence ATGAAAAGGATTTACTATTATTTATTATTTTTACTATGTTTCACAATAACTGCTGAAGCAAGTATTCACTATTGTGTGGACTCTCAGGGGCAACGTATTTTTTCTGATAAACCCTGTGCAGAAACAATGATGGGCGAGGGTGATGTAACGAGTTATGAGCAAGGCAAAGGAAGTGTGGAGTTACAAAAAATACCTGTAGTAGTAGATGATACAGTTGCAGACAAAATACGCTATCGTATGTCACCAGCACAAATTAGGAAAACATATTGTGCAAAATATGATCAAGTGCAGCGTAACCGTCTTGTGCAGACTAAACAAGTGGTATTAGGCATGTATTTAGCAGATGTTATTAAAGTGTGGGGAGCGCCTATAGCATCTGATGGTAATAAAGTATTGTTCCAAGATGATAATGATGAAATGGTGACAATTTCTTTACTAGAAGGATGTGTTATTAATATTCGACATGATTATATGGATAGTGATGAAGAATTTTTTTATGAAGAACAACCTATTGAAGATAATATAAATTAA
- a CDS encoding MotA/TolQ/ExbB proton channel family protein: MWELVKAGGIMMFPLILCSIVAMGIIIERLIVLRATKVAPAPLMGKVWTWFKSGQIDHLRLEELRNDSPLGQILAAGLSTAHKGREQMKEAIEEAGGFVIHNLERYLNTLGTIAAITPLLGLLGTIFGLIEIFSAFLGGGAPDSSKLAGGIAMALVTTATGLIVAIPSVFFHRFLLRKVDELVVTMEQNVTRLVDAIDDSYNQRETTYAPDVKPTKKRKTGKPVSKASEARGEST; the protein is encoded by the coding sequence GTGTGGGAATTAGTTAAAGCAGGTGGGATCATGATGTTCCCATTAATCCTTTGCTCTATTGTAGCAATGGGCATTATTATTGAGCGACTGATTGTTTTAAGAGCAACAAAAGTAGCACCTGCACCATTAATGGGTAAAGTATGGACTTGGTTTAAATCAGGCCAAATAGATCATTTACGCTTAGAAGAGTTAAGAAATGATTCTCCACTAGGACAAATTTTAGCGGCTGGACTGTCAACTGCTCATAAAGGTCGCGAACAAATGAAGGAAGCCATTGAAGAAGCAGGTGGCTTTGTTATTCATAATTTAGAGCGCTATTTAAATACCTTAGGTACAATTGCTGCTATTACGCCATTATTGGGATTATTAGGTACAATTTTTGGTCTTATTGAGATTTTTAGTGCTTTTTTAGGTGGTGGTGCACCAGATTCATCTAAATTAGCTGGTGGTATTGCTATGGCGTTAGTAACCACTGCCACAGGTTTGATTGTGGCGATTCCTTCGGTATTTTTTCATCGCTTTTTATTACGTAAAGTAGATGAGTTAGTGGTAACCATGGAGCAAAATGTAACTAGATTAGTTGATGCGATTGATGATAGTTATAACCAAAGAGAAACAACCTATGCACCAGATGTTAAGCCAACTAAAAAGCGTAAAACTGGTAAACCAGTGAGTAAAGCATCAGAAGCTCGAGGCGAATCAACGTGA
- a CDS encoding low molecular weight protein-tyrosine-phosphatase: protein MRILMVCLGNICRSPSAEGILRQKLKQAGLADKVTVDSAGIGGWHEGEAPDKRAQQTAKAKGYDISGLRARQIQPEDFARFDVILGMDNSNLIALKQMPQKTAVVDLFLNYADTRKAEVVDPYYGDMQDFKAMFEQLEANCDLIVKRIQEQL, encoded by the coding sequence GTGCGTATTTTAATGGTTTGTTTGGGGAATATTTGTCGTTCCCCTTCGGCAGAAGGTATTCTTCGCCAAAAATTAAAACAAGCAGGATTAGCTGATAAGGTGACTGTAGACTCAGCAGGAATAGGTGGTTGGCACGAGGGTGAGGCTCCAGATAAGAGAGCACAGCAAACTGCCAAAGCTAAAGGTTATGATATTTCTGGATTACGTGCTAGACAAATTCAGCCGGAAGATTTTGCTCGTTTTGATGTGATTTTAGGTATGGATAACAGTAATCTCATTGCATTAAAACAAATGCCACAAAAAACAGCAGTGGTTGATTTGTTTTTAAATTATGCTGACACACGAAAAGCAGAAGTTGTAGATCCTTATTATGGTGATATGCAAGACTTTAAAGCTATGTTTGAACAACTAGAAGCAAATTGTGATTTGATTGTTAAACGCATTCAGGAACAATTGTGA
- a CDS encoding Trm112 family protein has product MNQSLLDILACPICKGPLELSKDKTELISKGAGVAYPIRDGIPVMIVDEARTLTTDERLAK; this is encoded by the coding sequence ATGAATCAAAGTTTACTCGACATATTGGCTTGTCCTATTTGTAAAGGACCTTTGGAACTTAGCAAAGACAAAACAGAACTTATCAGCAAAGGCGCAGGTGTTGCCTATCCTATTCGTGATGGTATTCCTGTGATGATCGTCGATGAAGCACGTACCTTAACGACTGATGAGCGATTAGCTAAATGA